Proteins encoded by one window of Luteimonas yindakuii:
- a CDS encoding MBL fold metallo-hydrolase, with the protein MSESDGIVTIDTGYQRTAFCAAYMVVEAGRAAFVDSGTSRSVPQLLAALDARGLPRDAVDWVILTHVHLDHAGGAGGLMRELPNATLVVHPRGAPHMIDPERLSASARAVYGDEEFERSYGALLPVPAGRVVAATDGQVVELAGRKLACVHTPGHAMHHLSVWDARARSWFSGDVFGISYREFDTARGPFVIPTSSPVQFDPEAMKASVRRMLAEAPAQVYLTHFGGVSDCQRLGADLIAQVDAMVALARSLAQAPDRHARLLDGLQALYVERARRHGIKDAARRIPELLGMDIELNAQGLAVWLDRARRDATRGNG; encoded by the coding sequence ATGAGCGAGTCCGACGGCATCGTCACCATCGATACCGGCTACCAGCGGACGGCCTTCTGTGCGGCCTACATGGTGGTAGAAGCGGGGCGCGCGGCGTTCGTCGACAGTGGTACCAGCCGCAGCGTGCCGCAGCTGCTGGCGGCCCTCGACGCCCGGGGCCTGCCGCGCGACGCGGTGGACTGGGTCATCCTCACCCATGTCCACCTCGACCACGCCGGCGGTGCGGGTGGCCTGATGCGTGAACTGCCGAACGCCACGCTGGTCGTGCACCCGCGCGGCGCGCCGCACATGATCGATCCGGAACGGCTGTCGGCCAGCGCACGCGCGGTCTACGGCGACGAGGAATTCGAGCGCAGCTATGGCGCGCTGCTGCCGGTGCCGGCCGGGCGCGTGGTCGCGGCAACCGACGGCCAGGTGGTCGAGCTGGCGGGGCGCAAGCTGGCCTGCGTGCATACGCCCGGACATGCGATGCACCATCTGTCGGTGTGGGATGCACGCGCGCGCAGCTGGTTCAGCGGCGACGTGTTCGGCATCTCCTACCGCGAGTTCGACACCGCGCGCGGTCCGTTCGTGATCCCGACCAGTTCGCCGGTGCAGTTCGATCCCGAGGCGATGAAGGCTTCGGTGCGACGGATGCTCGCCGAGGCGCCCGCGCAGGTGTACCTGACCCATTTCGGCGGCGTCTCCGACTGCCAGCGCCTGGGTGCCGACCTCATCGCGCAGGTCGACGCGATGGTGGCCCTCGCACGGTCGCTGGCACAGGCGCCCGACCGTCATGCGCGTCTGCTGGACGGCCTGCAGGCGCTGTACGTCGAGCGCGCGCGACGCCACGGCATCAAGGACGCCGCCCGGCGCATCCCCGAACTGCTGGGAATGGACATCGAACTCAACGCACAGGGGTTGGCGGTGTGGCTTGACCGCGCCAGACGCGACGCGACGCGGGGCAATGGATGA
- a CDS encoding VOC family protein, with the protein MPHHSRLSTFVLDCEVDDLAPHVAFWSQALGKSVQSADEDGDGRYATLATADDEPILLLQKVDHASRIHLDIESDDIDAEADRLERLGARRIGFVKRWWVMEAPSGHRFCVVRPQRESFGPHLNRWE; encoded by the coding sequence ATGCCCCACCACAGCCGCCTGTCCACGTTCGTGCTCGATTGCGAGGTCGATGATCTCGCCCCCCATGTCGCCTTCTGGTCGCAGGCACTCGGCAAGTCCGTGCAGAGCGCCGACGAGGACGGCGACGGCCGCTACGCGACGCTGGCCACCGCCGATGACGAGCCAATCCTGCTGCTGCAGAAGGTCGACCATGCCTCGCGCATCCACCTCGACATCGAAAGCGACGACATCGATGCCGAGGCCGATCGTCTCGAACGTCTTGGTGCGCGCCGCATCGGCTTCGTCAAACGCTGGTGGGTAATGGAAGCCCCGAGTGGGCACCGCTTCTGCGTGGTGCGCCCGCAACGCGAGTCGTTCGGGCCACACCTCAACCGCTGGGAATGA
- a CDS encoding dihydrolipoamide acetyltransferase family protein: MADTKSFKLPDLGEGLPDATIVEWAVKVGDTIRLDEPLVSMETAKAVVDVPSPFSGKVLKLAGAAGDVIETGAVLAEFEIDPNLPQRAEGQDTGHHHGPTPGKGVGSQDPAPDHRVVASSEGGAIEATDEIQPEAKSEPGARADSGTVVGAMQSSDAVLTEQASSVGGVRAMPAVRAMARKLKVDITRVRATGSDGVVTMADVKQAAADGSAPMGSARAAGGEGNAASSPSSALRAPSPAGGRRDADQRTAMSASGKPMRTQPPSVSASGQPEQLKGVRRNMARVMADAHAKVVPTTLVDDADLHSWIGKQDITARLVRAICAACKAVPALNAWFDGDKLVRTLHPQVDIGIAVDTDDGLFVPALRNADVLDAAGVRSAIQRLRAQVEDRSIPASELSGYTISLSNFGMFAGRYATPVVVPPTVAIIGAGKLSQDVVAVMGGIEVHRRMPISLTFDHRACTGGEAARFLRALLDDLSLPN, from the coding sequence ATGGCTGACACCAAATCCTTCAAGCTTCCCGACCTGGGCGAAGGCCTGCCCGACGCCACCATCGTCGAATGGGCGGTCAAGGTCGGCGACACCATCCGCCTCGACGAGCCGCTGGTGTCGATGGAGACCGCGAAGGCGGTGGTCGACGTGCCGTCGCCGTTTTCCGGCAAGGTCCTGAAGCTCGCCGGCGCTGCCGGCGACGTGATCGAGACCGGCGCGGTGCTGGCCGAGTTCGAGATCGACCCCAACCTGCCGCAGCGCGCGGAAGGCCAGGACACCGGCCACCACCATGGCCCGACCCCGGGCAAGGGTGTGGGCTCGCAGGACCCGGCTCCGGACCATCGCGTTGTCGCCTCCAGCGAAGGTGGCGCGATCGAGGCCACCGACGAGATCCAGCCGGAAGCGAAGTCCGAGCCAGGCGCGCGTGCCGACAGCGGCACGGTGGTCGGGGCGATGCAGTCGTCGGATGCCGTGCTCACCGAGCAGGCGAGCTCGGTTGGCGGCGTCAGGGCGATGCCGGCGGTGCGCGCGATGGCGCGCAAGCTCAAGGTCGACATCACCCGTGTGCGCGCCACCGGCAGCGATGGCGTGGTGACCATGGCCGACGTCAAGCAGGCCGCCGCCGATGGCAGTGCGCCGATGGGCAGCGCCCGCGCGGCTGGGGGTGAGGGCAATGCCGCATCGTCGCCCTCATCCGCCCTGCGGGCACCTTCTCCCGCAGGCGGGAGAAGGGACGCCGACCAGCGCACCGCGATGTCCGCCTCCGGCAAGCCGATGCGCACGCAGCCGCCGTCGGTGTCCGCCAGCGGCCAGCCCGAACAGCTCAAGGGCGTGCGCCGCAACATGGCGCGGGTCATGGCCGATGCCCACGCCAAGGTCGTCCCGACCACGCTGGTGGACGATGCCGACCTGCATAGCTGGATCGGCAAGCAGGACATCACCGCCCGCCTGGTGCGCGCGATCTGCGCCGCCTGCAAGGCGGTGCCCGCGCTCAACGCCTGGTTCGACGGCGACAAGCTGGTGCGCACGCTGCATCCGCAAGTCGACATCGGCATCGCCGTGGACACCGACGACGGCCTGTTCGTGCCGGCACTGCGCAACGCCGACGTGCTCGATGCCGCCGGCGTGCGCTCGGCGATCCAGCGCCTGCGTGCGCAGGTCGAGGATCGCAGCATCCCGGCCAGCGAGCTGTCCGGCTACACCATCAGCCTGTCGAACTTCGGCATGTTCGCCGGCCGCTACGCGACGCCGGTGGTGGTGCCGCCGACCGTGGCCATTATCGGTGCCGGCAAGCTGTCGCAGGACGTGGTCGCGGTGATGGGCGGCATCGAGGTACACCGCCGCATGCCGATCTCGCTGACCTTCGACCACCGCGCCTGCACCGGCGGCGAGGCGGCGCGCTTCCTGCGCGCGCTGCTGGACGACCTCTCGCTGCCGAACTGA
- a CDS encoding alpha-ketoacid dehydrogenase subunit beta, with the protein MSAVAKTTDAAAPITLIEAVTQALAWEMRNDDSVVVLGEDVGVNGGVFRATAGLHAQFGSNRVIDTPLDETTIAGLTVGMSLQGMKPVAEAQFDGFVYPMLDHIICHAARFRTRTRGRLHCPMVLRVPWGGGIRAPEHHSEANEAMFTNVPGLRVVMPSSPARAYGLLLAAIRDPDPVIYFEPKRIYRQYKELVPDDGEALPLDVCYVLRDGTDVTLVTWGAQVKEALEAADQLAADGISAEVIDVATLKPLDFDTIAESVTRTGRCVIVHEAPRTAGFGAEIAARLAEDCMYDLLAPVERVTGYDTHIPLFRLEMKYLPTTERVVEAAKRVMAAG; encoded by the coding sequence ATGAGCGCCGTCGCGAAGACCACGGATGCGGCCGCGCCGATCACCCTGATCGAGGCCGTCACCCAGGCGCTGGCCTGGGAGATGCGCAACGACGATTCCGTCGTCGTGCTCGGTGAGGACGTCGGCGTCAATGGCGGCGTGTTCCGCGCCACCGCCGGCCTGCATGCGCAGTTCGGCTCGAACCGCGTGATCGACACCCCGCTCGACGAAACCACCATCGCCGGCCTCACCGTCGGCATGTCGCTGCAGGGCATGAAGCCGGTAGCCGAGGCGCAGTTCGACGGCTTCGTCTACCCGATGCTCGACCACATCATCTGCCACGCCGCGCGCTTCCGCACCCGCACCCGCGGCCGCCTGCACTGCCCGATGGTGCTGCGCGTGCCGTGGGGCGGCGGCATCCGCGCACCGGAACACCATTCCGAGGCCAACGAGGCGATGTTCACCAACGTGCCGGGCCTGCGCGTGGTCATGCCGTCCTCCCCGGCGCGCGCCTACGGCCTGCTGCTGGCGGCGATCCGCGATCCGGACCCGGTGATCTACTTCGAGCCCAAGCGCATCTACCGCCAGTACAAGGAACTCGTGCCCGACGACGGCGAGGCGCTGCCGCTGGACGTGTGCTACGTGCTGCGCGACGGCACCGACGTGACCCTGGTGACCTGGGGCGCGCAGGTGAAGGAAGCCCTCGAGGCCGCCGACCAGCTGGCGGCCGACGGCATCAGCGCCGAGGTCATCGACGTCGCCACGCTCAAGCCGCTCGACTTCGACACCATCGCCGAGTCGGTCACCCGCACCGGCCGCTGCGTGATCGTGCACGAGGCGCCGCGCACCGCGGGCTTCGGCGCCGAGATCGCCGCGCGCCTGGCCGAGGACTGCATGTACGACCTGCTGGCACCGGTCGAGCGCGTCACCGGCTACGACACCCACATCCCGCTGTTCCGGCTGGAAATGAAGTACCTGCCAACGACCGAGCGCGTGGTCGAGGCGGCCAAGCGCGTGATGGCGGCGGGCTGA
- the pdhA gene encoding pyruvate dehydrogenase (acetyl-transferring) E1 component subunit alpha: MTVAATFEIEYLQYLGPDGRFVAEPPADLADPQRILELFKEMLFVRTFDSKAIALQRTGKLGTYAACLGHEATHIGIGASMRPEDLLAPSYREYGAQFMRGVKPRDVLMYWGGDERGNDFEIPRHDLPWCVPISTQCLHAAGAALAFKLRGEARVAVTCCGDGGSSKTDTYAAINSAGAYELPFVQCIVNNGWAISVPRSAQTGAKTLAQKGLAGGLHCLQVDGNDLFAVLEGMRRAMDRARNGGGGSVIEFMTYRLHDHTTADDARRYRDEAEVKAAWEKEPFTRLRTWLTAQGVWDEAQEKAWAEDCGKRVDTEINAYLESKVQPVEAMFDYLYADPPAELLAQREDAIAREQRR, from the coding sequence ATGACTGTCGCCGCCACCTTCGAGATCGAATACCTGCAGTACCTGGGCCCGGACGGACGCTTCGTCGCCGAGCCGCCGGCCGATCTCGCCGATCCCCAGCGCATCCTCGAACTCTTCAAGGAAATGCTGTTCGTCCGCACCTTCGACAGCAAGGCGATCGCCCTGCAGCGCACCGGCAAGCTCGGCACCTATGCCGCCTGCCTGGGCCATGAAGCCACCCATATCGGCATCGGCGCCTCGATGCGGCCCGAAGACCTGCTGGCGCCCAGCTACCGCGAATACGGTGCGCAGTTCATGCGCGGCGTGAAGCCACGCGACGTGCTGATGTACTGGGGCGGCGACGAGCGCGGCAACGATTTCGAGATCCCCCGCCACGACCTGCCGTGGTGCGTGCCGATCTCCACCCAGTGCCTGCACGCGGCCGGCGCCGCGCTGGCGTTCAAGCTGCGCGGCGAAGCCCGCGTGGCCGTGACCTGCTGCGGCGATGGCGGCAGCTCCAAGACCGATACCTACGCCGCGATCAACTCCGCCGGCGCCTACGAACTGCCGTTCGTGCAATGCATCGTCAACAACGGCTGGGCGATCTCGGTGCCGCGCTCGGCACAGACCGGCGCAAAGACGCTGGCGCAGAAGGGCCTGGCCGGCGGCCTGCACTGCCTGCAGGTGGACGGCAACGACCTGTTCGCGGTGCTGGAAGGGATGCGCCGCGCCATGGATCGCGCCCGCAACGGCGGCGGCGGCAGCGTCATCGAGTTCATGACCTACCGCCTGCACGACCACACCACCGCCGACGACGCCCGTCGTTACCGCGACGAGGCCGAGGTCAAGGCGGCGTGGGAGAAGGAACCGTTCACCCGCCTGCGCACCTGGCTCACCGCACAGGGCGTGTGGGACGAGGCACAGGAAAAGGCCTGGGCCGAGGACTGCGGCAAGCGCGTCGACACCGAGATCAACGCCTACCTCGAATCGAAAGTACAACCGGTCGAAGCGATGTTCGATTACCTCTACGCCGATCCACCTGCCGAACTGCTGGCCCAGCGCGAAGACGCGATTGCCCGGGAGCAGCGCCGATGA
- a CDS encoding arsenic resistance protein codes for MTRLQLERHQVWIYLAAIAGGLVLGTSHAGRRDAFELLLWPALVVLLYATFVQVPLLQLREAFADRRFLVAVVTGNFALVPLLVFAMLQLLPADPALRLGVALVLLVPCTDWFIGFAQMGGGDTSRAIAVTPLNLVLQLLLLPLYLWWLPGAWRSDGLPAASVVPAVLVVLVPLVAAAITARWVDARSTRAWLRERLAWWPVPLLALVVLLVAASQVATVRAALDVLPVVVPLFAGYLVAAAMIAKVLGSGFRLPARHGRTLCFSLGTRNSFVVLPLALALPDGWAVAAVVIVTQSLVELLGMLAYLRWVPRLFPD; via the coding sequence ATGACCCGACTGCAACTCGAACGCCACCAGGTCTGGATCTACCTGGCCGCGATCGCCGGTGGCCTGGTGCTGGGGACGTCGCACGCCGGGCGACGCGACGCCTTCGAGCTCCTGCTGTGGCCGGCTCTGGTGGTGCTGCTGTACGCCACCTTCGTGCAGGTGCCGTTGCTGCAATTGCGCGAAGCTTTCGCCGACCGTCGCTTCCTGGTTGCCGTGGTGACTGGCAACTTCGCGCTGGTGCCGCTGCTGGTGTTCGCGATGCTGCAGCTGCTGCCCGCCGATCCCGCGTTGCGGCTGGGCGTGGCACTGGTGCTGCTGGTGCCGTGCACCGACTGGTTCATCGGTTTCGCGCAGATGGGCGGTGGCGATACGTCGCGCGCGATCGCGGTCACCCCACTCAACCTGGTGCTGCAGTTGCTGCTGTTGCCGCTCTACCTGTGGTGGCTGCCGGGGGCGTGGCGGTCCGACGGACTGCCGGCGGCGTCCGTGGTCCCGGCGGTGCTGGTGGTGCTGGTGCCGCTGGTCGCGGCGGCGATCACCGCGCGGTGGGTCGATGCACGGTCCACGCGCGCATGGCTGCGCGAGCGGCTGGCGTGGTGGCCGGTGCCATTGCTGGCGCTGGTGGTGCTGCTGGTGGCGGCGTCGCAGGTGGCGACGGTGCGCGCCGCGCTCGACGTGCTGCCGGTGGTGGTGCCGTTGTTCGCGGGTTACCTGGTGGCGGCGGCGATGATCGCGAAAGTGTTGGGGAGCGGGTTCCGCCTGCCCGCACGGCATGGCCGCACGCTGTGCTTCAGCCTCGGCACGCGCAATTCGTTCGTGGTGCTGCCGCTGGCGCTCGCCCTGCCGGATGGCTGGGCGGTGGCGGCGGTGGTGATCGTGACCCAGTCGCTGGTGGAACTGCTGGGCATGCTGGCGTACCTGCGCTGGGTGCCGCGGCTGTTTCCGGATTGA